In Streptomyces qaidamensis, one DNA window encodes the following:
- a CDS encoding roadblock/LC7 domain-containing protein, with the protein MSQAAQNLNWLITNFVDNTPGVSHTVVVSADGLLLALSEGFPRDRADQLAAVASGLTSLTAGASRIFEGGDVAQTVVEMERGFLFLMSVSDGSSLAVLAHPECDIGLVGYEMALLVDRAGAVLTPDLRAELQGSLLH; encoded by the coding sequence ATGAGCCAGGCGGCACAGAATCTCAACTGGTTGATCACCAACTTCGTGGACAACACCCCCGGGGTGTCCCACACCGTCGTCGTGTCCGCCGACGGTCTCCTCCTGGCGCTGTCGGAGGGCTTCCCGCGCGACCGCGCGGACCAGCTCGCGGCCGTCGCCTCGGGCCTGACGTCGCTGACGGCGGGCGCTTCCCGGATCTTCGAGGGCGGTGACGTGGCGCAGACGGTCGTGGAGATGGAGCGAGGATTCCTCTTCCTCATGTCCGTCTCGGACGGCTCGTCCCTGGCGGTCCTCGCCCACCCCGAGTGCGACATCGGCCTCGTCGGCTACGAGATGGCGCTCCTGGTCGACCGCGCTGGCGCGGTCCTCACCCCCGACCTGCGAGCTGAGCTCCAAGGCAGTCTGCTCCACTGA